From a region of the Rhipicephalus microplus isolate Deutch F79 chromosome X, USDA_Rmic, whole genome shotgun sequence genome:
- the LOC142776331 gene encoding CCR4-NOT transcription complex subunit 7-like: MLRQGSAEICDEVYWRGSWDGDRKQGPRSESHPTGGGCSPGDAVILPGRGAESYQAVHGKGRPNLEGGGWSPGHAVILPGPGTESCQAVHGNGRYILEGGGCSPSNAKILPGPGAVFIPRVNITGSGVDKERYEPVALSRPGSIREVWASNLEEEFRAMRQTVQQYNYVAMDTEFPGIVAHPIGFFSSAADYQYQLLRSNVNSLNIIQLGLTFFDEAGNPAPDCCTWQFNFKFNLNADMHAQDSILLLVNSGIQFAKHSAEGIEPNEFAQLFTISGIVYSENVRWLTFHSGYDFGYMIKLLLDQNLPEDVGEFFELLRIIFPKIYDLKFLMRGCKSFRGGLQELANQLHVERLGQHHQAGSDSLLTAGAFFKMRQVFFSDQIDDAKYCGQIYGLGPEFDSTGSFRTTKRDPLPPPMIRKFLF, from the coding sequence GTGGAGGCTGCAGCCCTGGCGATGCGGTGATCCTGCCTGGGCGTGGTGCTGAATCTTACCAAGCTGTACATGGGAAAGGCCGTCCTAATCTTGAAGGTGGAGGCTGGAGCCCTGGCCATGCAGTGATCCTGCCTGGGCCGGGCACTGAATCTTGCCAAGCTGTACATGGAAATGGCCGTTATATTCTTGAAGGTGGAGGCTGCAGCCCCAGCAATGCAAAGATCCTGCCTGGGCCTGGCGCCGTGTTCATCCCCCGAGTCAACATTACTGGCAGTGGTGTCGACAAAGAAAGATATGAGCCTGTAGCCCTCAGCAGGCCTGGTAGTATCCGAGAGGTGTGGGCCTCTAACCTTGAGGAAGAATTCCGGGCCATGAGGCAAACGGTCCAGCAGTATAACTATGTTGCTATGGACACAGAGTTTCCAGGAATCGTGGCACATCCCATCGGGTTTTTTAGCAGTGCCGCAGATTACCAGTACCAACTGCTGCGAAGTAACGTAAACTCACTCAACATAATCCAGCTCGGTCTCACCTTTTTTGATGAAGCTGGAAACCCAGCCCCAGACTGCTGCACCTGGCAGTTCAACTTCAAGTTCAATCTGAATGCAGACATGCATGCACAAGATTCAATTCTTCTACTAGTCAACTCGGGCATACAGTTTGCAAAGCACAGTGCAGAAGGCATTGAGCCAAATGAATTTGCACAGCTTTTCACGATTTCTGGTATTGTCTACTCTGAAAATGTTCGGTGGCTCACTTTTCATAGTGGGTATGACTTTGGCTACATGATCAAGCTGTTGTTAGATCAAAACCTGCCTGAAGACGTTGGTGAGTTTTTTGAACTGCTGCGGATCATATTCCCAAAGATTTATGATCTCAAGTTTCTCATGAGGGGCTGTAAATCCTTTCGAGGAGGCTTACAAGAACTGGCAAACCAACTTCACGTAGAACGTCTTGGACAACATCATCAGGCAGGCAGTGACAGCTTGCTTACAGCTGGAGCCTTTTTTAAAATGCGGCAAGTGTTCTTCAGTGACCAGATTGACGATGCCAAGTACTGTGGACAAATCTATGGCCTGGGTCCAGAATTCGACTCAACCGGTAGCTTTCGCACTACTAAAAGAGATCCTTTGCCTCCGCCTATGATCAGAAAATTTTTATTTTGA